A window of Xiphophorus hellerii strain 12219 chromosome 7, Xiphophorus_hellerii-4.1, whole genome shotgun sequence contains these coding sequences:
- the mcf2lb gene encoding guanine nucleotide exchange factor DBS isoform X4, with the protein MANSSFLVEEDVDLGLDCGFSTKENQELTLAEHMIVDSDECLEKQVLDLFVTAGWTEFLSTGKEQREGVPGGDGKRQADGEEIWADRVLVESGENERMMEEKTDNRTEEEMDEDLHTRLNPKDECGCRHVRISLEEVERFYKFSCRCHWLCDEIMQLDTNPPRAADITPDLRKQFAFLSGGRGDNGSPIIVFPEFPAFGEITDREFHNVLTYLTSVPSLSSTDVGFILVIDRRQDRWAAVKGTLLRIAGSFPGNLQLVLVLRPTTLLQRTLSDILFKFNKDEFKMKVPVIMLSSLSELHSYIDRTQLTRELGGTQDYCHEKWISHRTAIEGFALMVKRTAQTLQSFGTELAETELPNEIKTTTILLSTHTSKRDKMKEDILVALDQGSRLLESINEPVIRDPDHNMNQDELENLATVQRLLSQLDETERAFEEFWVRHQTKLEQCLQLRHFEHNYREVRGLLDSLSEKLVTFSEVGISPAHADHIFCELTSFEERVCEALDRALALSHEGDELIQKSHYAEDSIQPKCSELRAVSESLSFNLRTKKDYLLKAMELHHRLERASKWVDDGIYLLASQPVDKCQSHEGAELALQELERYLDNAGQNQLTDLGAIWKEYEEVLNQQFREQVEKVYQKQASMQEMFDKRKISLKKLAAKQTRPVQPVAPRPEAFIKSPLNSPAHKAQLEKNSESNLSSEKRNGQLQNEDGGSRHASQSEEEENLAVLRRHVMNELLETERAYVEELLCVLQGYASEMENPTMSHLIPAPLQNKKEVLFGNMPEIYHFHKRTFLRELELYTDCPELVGRCFLERMTDLQIYEKYCHNKPRSESLWRQCSDCAFFQECQKKLEHKLGLDSYLLKPVQRITKYQLLLKEMLKYSKGCDGADDLQEALTSILGILKAVNDSMHLIAITGFEGNMSELGKLLMQGSFSVWTEHKKGHAKVKDLARFKPMQRHLFLHEKALLFCKRREENGEGYEKAPSYSFKQSLSMNAVGFTENAKGDNKKFEIWSSSREEVYIVQAPTAEVKTTWVNEIRKVLTTQLEACREASQQRAPDQVFQFPPVPTSTVSLSPLKTSQKVKKGEEKKAEPCSPDVTSTCSPKLTVKGSSTSPDHNTKRQSDPTPFGFKGWNKTSLSLDEHDGYSSAEEPLNSDPEDENHKKLCAGKYTVMADYENGAAEELLVKSGDMVQLVKEGDDGQWFVRNLNTSKESWMAAANLMTLMEKSKSCQSLSSSEGSGNLSTSSSCSET; encoded by the exons ATGGCAAATTCAAGCTTCCTCGTGGAGGAGGATGTGGACCTCGGGTTAGATTGTGGGTTTAGCACAAAGGAAAACCAGGAGCTAACTCTGGCAGAACATATGATTGTAGATTCTGATGAATGCCTAGAAAAGCAAGTCTTGGATTTGTTTGTGACTGCAGGTTGGACAGAGTTTCTGTCTACTGGTAAGGAGCAAAGAGAGGGGGTTCCAGGAGGAGATGGAAAGAGACAAGCGGATGGAGAGGAGATCTGGGCTGATAGAGTTTTAGTGGAGAGTGGAGAGAATGAACGAATGATGGAAGAAAAGACAGATAATCGGActgaggaagagatggatgaagATCTGCATACACGTTTGAATCCTAAAGACGAGTGTGGATGTCGTCATGTTCGGATTTCTCTTGAAGAGGTGGAGAGATTCTACAAATTTTCCTGTCGTTGCCACTGGCTCTGTG ATGAGATCATGCAGCTGGACACCAATCCCCCCCGCGCTGCTGACATCACGCCTGATCTCAGAAAACAGTTTGCCTTCCTTTCAG GCGGTAGAGGAGATAACGGCAGTCCCATCATTGTGTTTCCAGAGTTTCCTGCATTTGGGGAAATCACGGACAGAGAGTTTCACAACGTCCTAACCTATCTAACAAGTGTGCCTAG cttGTCATCAACAGACGTAGGTTTCATCCTGGTCATCGATCGCAGGCAGGACCGATGGGCGGCTGTCAAGGGGACTCTGCTTCGTATTGCA GGCTCCTTCCCCGGGAATCTCCAGCTGGTCCTGGTTCTGCGGCCCACCACCCTGCTGCAGAGGACGCTCTCAGACATCCTCTTTAAGTTCAACAAGGATGAGTTCAAGATGAAGGTGCCG GTGATCATGCTGAGCTCCTTGAGTGAGCTGCACTCCTACATCGACCGCACCCAGCTGACGCGGGAACTCGGGGGAACGCAGGACTACTGCCATGAGAAGTGGATCTCACATCGAACT GCCATTGAGGGATTTGCACTGATGGTGAAGAGAACAGCGCAGACCCTGCAGTCATTTGGGACGGAGCTGGCAGAAACTGAACTCCCAAATGAAATTAAGACAACAACCATCCTGCTTAGCACACACACCAGCAAGAGGGACAAAATGAAG GAGGACATACTGGTTGCTCTGGATCAAGGCAGCAGGCTGCTGGAGAGCATCAATGAACCTGTAATAAGAGACCCTGACCACAACATGAACCAGGACGAACTGGAAAACCTAGCAACAGTACAAAG ACTGCTGTCTCAGCTGGACGAGACAGAAAGGGCttttgaggagttctgggtgaGGCATCAGACCAAACTGGAGCAGTGTTTGCAACTGCGACACTTTGAGCACAACTACAGAGAG GTCAGAGGTTTGCTGGACAGCCTGTCGGAGAAGCTGGTAACCTTCTCCGAGGTTGGGATCAGCCCCGCTCACGCTGACCACATCTTCTGTGAGCTCACCTCCTTTGAAGAGCGAGTCTGT GAGGCTCTGGACAGAGCCTTGGCGCTGTCTCATGAGGGTGATGAGCTCATCCAGAAGTCCCACTACGCCGAGGACTCCATTCAGCCCAAATGCAGCGAGCTGAGAGCCGTCAGCGAGAGCCTGAGCTTCAACCTCAGGACCAAGAAGGACTACCTGCTGAAAGCCATGGAGCTGCACCATCGGCTGGAGAGG GCATCTAAATGGGTCGACGATGGCATCTATCTGCTGGCCTCTCAGCCAGTAGACAAGTGCCAGTCCCATGAGGGGGCCGAGCTGGCCTTGCAGGAGTTGGAGCGTTACCTAGACAACGCTGGTCAGAATCAACTGACTGACCTCGGCGCCATCTGGAAGGAGTACGAGGAAGTGCTGAACCAGCAGTTCAGG GAGCAAGTGGAGAAAGTTTACCAAAAGCAAGCGTCCATGCAGGAGATGTTTGACAAGCGGAAGATCAGCCTCAAGAAGCTAGCAGCCAAACAAACCAGGCCAGTGCAGCCAGTGGCTCCGAGACCAGAAGCCTTCATCAAATCACCGCTCAACTCTCCTG CGCACAAAGCACAGCTGGAAAAAAATTCGGAGTCCAACCTCAGCTCTGAAAAA AGAAACGGCCAACTGCAGAACGAAGACGGTGGCAGCAGACACGCGTCTCAgtcggaggaggaggagaacctGGCGGTGCTCCGGCG ACATGTAATGAACGAGCTGCTGGAAACCGAGAGGGCCTATGTGGAGGAGCTactctgtgtgctgcag GGTTATGCCTCTGAGATGGAGAATCCAACCATGTCTCACCTCATCCCCGCGCCTTTGCAGAACAAAAAGGAGGTTCTGTTTGGTAACATGCCAGAGATTTACCATTTTCATAAAAG AACCTTTCTGAGGGAGTTGGAGCTTTACACAGACTGCCCAGAGTTAGTGGGAAGATGCTTTTTGGAGAgg aTGACTGACCTGCAGATCTACGAGAAGTACTGTCACAATAAACCTCGGTCTGAGAGCCTCTGGAGGCAGTGTTCAGACTGCGCCTTCTTCCAG GAATGTCAGAAGAAGCTTGAACATAAGCTGGGTTTAGATTCATATCTGCTGAAGCCAGTTCAGAGAATAACCAAAtatcagctgctgctgaaa GAAATGCTTAAGTACAGTAAGGGCTGCGATGGAGCGGATGACCTGCAGGAGGCGCTGACCTCCATTTTGGGCATCCTCAAGGCTGTCAACGACTCCATGCATCTCATCGCCATCACAGGATTTGAG GGTAATATGAGTGAACTAGGAAAGCTCCTCATGCAGGGCTCATTCAGCGTTTGGACTGAGCACAAAAAAGGTCACGCCAAAGTTAAAGACCTGGCTCGTTTCAAGCCCATGCAGAGACACCTGTTCCTCCACGAGAAGGCTCTGCTCTTCTGCAAGAGGAGGGAGGAGAACGGAGAGGGCTACGAGAAGGCTCCTTCATACAGCTTCAAACAGTCACTTAGT ATGAATGCAGTGGGGTTCACTGAGAATGCAAAGGGAGACAACAAGAAGTTTGAAATCTGGTCCAGCTCCAGAGAAGAGGTTTATATTGTTCAG GCACCAACTGCTGAAGTAAAAACCACATGGGTGAATGAGATCAGAAAGGTTCTCACAACCCAGCTGGAGGCCTGCAGAG AAGCCAGCCAGCAGAGGGCACCAGATCAAGTGTTTCAGTTTCCCCCGGTGCCAACCAGTACAGTGAGTCTCAG TCCTTTAAAGACGAGCCAGAAGGTTAAAAAAGGAGAGGAGAAGAAGGCTGAGCCATGCAGCCCTGATGTCACCTCTACTTGTTCACCAAAGCTCACAGTGAAAG GATCCTCCACCAGCCCAGACCACAACACCAAACGGCAGAGTGATCCCACGCCTTTTGGCTTCAAAG GATGGAATAAGACCTCCCTATCATTGGACGAACACGACGGCTACTCCAGCGCCGAGGAGCCTCTTAACTCTGATCCAGAAGACGAAAACCACAAGAAGCTG TGTGCTGGGAAATACACCGTAATGGCAGACTACGAGAACGGAGCTGCAGAAGAGCTTTTAGTGAAGAGTGGAGACATGGTGCAGCTGGTGAAGGAGGGGGACGACGGACAGTG GTTTGTGCGCAACCTCAACACATCTAAGGAGAGCTGGATGGCCGCTGCTAATCTCATGACCCTCATGGAGAAGTCCAAGTCTTGTCAGTCTCTCAGCAGCTCTG AAGGCAGTGGGAACCTCAGCacatcctccagctgcagcgaGACCTAA
- the mcf2lb gene encoding guanine nucleotide exchange factor DBS isoform X5, whose protein sequence is MSLPEFLREGGEASCRLMNRLSHLIQNLDISGLGSSFPFSPASRKNSWRDWDDEIMQLDTNPPRAADITPDLRKQFAFLSGGRGDNGSPIIVFPEFPAFGEITDREFHNVLTYLTSVPSLSSTDVGFILVIDRRQDRWAAVKGTLLRIAGSFPGNLQLVLVLRPTTLLQRTLSDILFKFNKDEFKMKVPVIMLSSLSELHSYIDRTQLTRELGGTQDYCHEKWISHRTAIEGFALMVKRTAQTLQSFGTELAETELPNEIKTTTILLSTHTSKRDKMKEDILVALDQGSRLLESINEPVIRDPDHNMNQDELENLATVQRLLSQLDETERAFEEFWVRHQTKLEQCLQLRHFEHNYREVRGLLDSLSEKLVTFSEVGISPAHADHIFCELTSFEERVCEALDRALALSHEGDELIQKSHYAEDSIQPKCSELRAVSESLSFNLRTKKDYLLKAMELHHRLERASKWVDDGIYLLASQPVDKCQSHEGAELALQELERYLDNAGQNQLTDLGAIWKEYEEVLNQQFREQVEKVYQKQASMQEMFDKRKISLKKLAAKQTRPVQPVAPRPEAFIKSPLNSPAHKAQLEKNSESNLSSEKRNGQLQNEDGGSRHASQSEEEENLAVLRRHVMNELLETERAYVEELLCVLQGYASEMENPTMSHLIPAPLQNKKEVLFGNMPEIYHFHKRTFLRELELYTDCPELVGRCFLERMTDLQIYEKYCHNKPRSESLWRQCSDCAFFQECQKKLEHKLGLDSYLLKPVQRITKYQLLLKEMLKYSKGCDGADDLQEALTSILGILKAVNDSMHLIAITGFEGNMSELGKLLMQGSFSVWTEHKKGHAKVKDLARFKPMQRHLFLHEKALLFCKRREENGEGYEKAPSYSFKQSLSMNAVGFTENAKGDNKKFEIWSSSREEVYIVQAPTAEVKTTWVNEIRKVLTTQLEACREASQQRAPDQVFQFPPVPTSTVSLSPLKTSQKVKKGEEKKAEPCSPDVTSTCSPKLTVKDEAVTSPTSDRAAAAKKRFTLQGFSNLKTQKEPTSTDDKCYTFPMIICPSSGSSTSPDHNTKRQSDPTPFGFKGWNKTSLSLDEHDGYSSAEEPLNSDPEDENHKKLCAGKYTVMADYENGAAEELLVKSGDMVQLVKEGDDGQWFVRNLNTSKESWMAAANLMTLMEKSKSCQSLSSSEGSGNLSTSSSCSET, encoded by the exons ATGTCCCTGCCTGAGTTTCTCCGGGAGGGTGGAGAGGCATCCTGCCGGCTCATGAACCGCCTTAGTCATCTGATCCAGAACTTGGACATCTCAGGACTGGGTTCTTCTTTTCCATTCAGCCCTGCCAGTCGCAAGAACTCCTGGAGGGACTGGGATG ATGAGATCATGCAGCTGGACACCAATCCCCCCCGCGCTGCTGACATCACGCCTGATCTCAGAAAACAGTTTGCCTTCCTTTCAG GCGGTAGAGGAGATAACGGCAGTCCCATCATTGTGTTTCCAGAGTTTCCTGCATTTGGGGAAATCACGGACAGAGAGTTTCACAACGTCCTAACCTATCTAACAAGTGTGCCTAG cttGTCATCAACAGACGTAGGTTTCATCCTGGTCATCGATCGCAGGCAGGACCGATGGGCGGCTGTCAAGGGGACTCTGCTTCGTATTGCA GGCTCCTTCCCCGGGAATCTCCAGCTGGTCCTGGTTCTGCGGCCCACCACCCTGCTGCAGAGGACGCTCTCAGACATCCTCTTTAAGTTCAACAAGGATGAGTTCAAGATGAAGGTGCCG GTGATCATGCTGAGCTCCTTGAGTGAGCTGCACTCCTACATCGACCGCACCCAGCTGACGCGGGAACTCGGGGGAACGCAGGACTACTGCCATGAGAAGTGGATCTCACATCGAACT GCCATTGAGGGATTTGCACTGATGGTGAAGAGAACAGCGCAGACCCTGCAGTCATTTGGGACGGAGCTGGCAGAAACTGAACTCCCAAATGAAATTAAGACAACAACCATCCTGCTTAGCACACACACCAGCAAGAGGGACAAAATGAAG GAGGACATACTGGTTGCTCTGGATCAAGGCAGCAGGCTGCTGGAGAGCATCAATGAACCTGTAATAAGAGACCCTGACCACAACATGAACCAGGACGAACTGGAAAACCTAGCAACAGTACAAAG ACTGCTGTCTCAGCTGGACGAGACAGAAAGGGCttttgaggagttctgggtgaGGCATCAGACCAAACTGGAGCAGTGTTTGCAACTGCGACACTTTGAGCACAACTACAGAGAG GTCAGAGGTTTGCTGGACAGCCTGTCGGAGAAGCTGGTAACCTTCTCCGAGGTTGGGATCAGCCCCGCTCACGCTGACCACATCTTCTGTGAGCTCACCTCCTTTGAAGAGCGAGTCTGT GAGGCTCTGGACAGAGCCTTGGCGCTGTCTCATGAGGGTGATGAGCTCATCCAGAAGTCCCACTACGCCGAGGACTCCATTCAGCCCAAATGCAGCGAGCTGAGAGCCGTCAGCGAGAGCCTGAGCTTCAACCTCAGGACCAAGAAGGACTACCTGCTGAAAGCCATGGAGCTGCACCATCGGCTGGAGAGG GCATCTAAATGGGTCGACGATGGCATCTATCTGCTGGCCTCTCAGCCAGTAGACAAGTGCCAGTCCCATGAGGGGGCCGAGCTGGCCTTGCAGGAGTTGGAGCGTTACCTAGACAACGCTGGTCAGAATCAACTGACTGACCTCGGCGCCATCTGGAAGGAGTACGAGGAAGTGCTGAACCAGCAGTTCAGG GAGCAAGTGGAGAAAGTTTACCAAAAGCAAGCGTCCATGCAGGAGATGTTTGACAAGCGGAAGATCAGCCTCAAGAAGCTAGCAGCCAAACAAACCAGGCCAGTGCAGCCAGTGGCTCCGAGACCAGAAGCCTTCATCAAATCACCGCTCAACTCTCCTG CGCACAAAGCACAGCTGGAAAAAAATTCGGAGTCCAACCTCAGCTCTGAAAAA AGAAACGGCCAACTGCAGAACGAAGACGGTGGCAGCAGACACGCGTCTCAgtcggaggaggaggagaacctGGCGGTGCTCCGGCG ACATGTAATGAACGAGCTGCTGGAAACCGAGAGGGCCTATGTGGAGGAGCTactctgtgtgctgcag GGTTATGCCTCTGAGATGGAGAATCCAACCATGTCTCACCTCATCCCCGCGCCTTTGCAGAACAAAAAGGAGGTTCTGTTTGGTAACATGCCAGAGATTTACCATTTTCATAAAAG AACCTTTCTGAGGGAGTTGGAGCTTTACACAGACTGCCCAGAGTTAGTGGGAAGATGCTTTTTGGAGAgg aTGACTGACCTGCAGATCTACGAGAAGTACTGTCACAATAAACCTCGGTCTGAGAGCCTCTGGAGGCAGTGTTCAGACTGCGCCTTCTTCCAG GAATGTCAGAAGAAGCTTGAACATAAGCTGGGTTTAGATTCATATCTGCTGAAGCCAGTTCAGAGAATAACCAAAtatcagctgctgctgaaa GAAATGCTTAAGTACAGTAAGGGCTGCGATGGAGCGGATGACCTGCAGGAGGCGCTGACCTCCATTTTGGGCATCCTCAAGGCTGTCAACGACTCCATGCATCTCATCGCCATCACAGGATTTGAG GGTAATATGAGTGAACTAGGAAAGCTCCTCATGCAGGGCTCATTCAGCGTTTGGACTGAGCACAAAAAAGGTCACGCCAAAGTTAAAGACCTGGCTCGTTTCAAGCCCATGCAGAGACACCTGTTCCTCCACGAGAAGGCTCTGCTCTTCTGCAAGAGGAGGGAGGAGAACGGAGAGGGCTACGAGAAGGCTCCTTCATACAGCTTCAAACAGTCACTTAGT ATGAATGCAGTGGGGTTCACTGAGAATGCAAAGGGAGACAACAAGAAGTTTGAAATCTGGTCCAGCTCCAGAGAAGAGGTTTATATTGTTCAG GCACCAACTGCTGAAGTAAAAACCACATGGGTGAATGAGATCAGAAAGGTTCTCACAACCCAGCTGGAGGCCTGCAGAG AAGCCAGCCAGCAGAGGGCACCAGATCAAGTGTTTCAGTTTCCCCCGGTGCCAACCAGTACAGTGAGTCTCAG TCCTTTAAAGACGAGCCAGAAGGTTAAAAAAGGAGAGGAGAAGAAGGCTGAGCCATGCAGCCCTGATGTCACCTCTACTTGTTCACCAAAGCTCACAGTGAAAG ACGAAGCAGTGACAAGCCCGACCTCAGACAGAGCTGCTGCGGCTAAAAAGCGTTTTACTTTACAGGGCTTCAGTAACCTCAAAACTCAGAAAG AGCCCACAAGCACTGATGACAAATGTTATACGTTCCCCATGATAATCTGCCCATCTTCAG GATCCTCCACCAGCCCAGACCACAACACCAAACGGCAGAGTGATCCCACGCCTTTTGGCTTCAAAG GATGGAATAAGACCTCCCTATCATTGGACGAACACGACGGCTACTCCAGCGCCGAGGAGCCTCTTAACTCTGATCCAGAAGACGAAAACCACAAGAAGCTG TGTGCTGGGAAATACACCGTAATGGCAGACTACGAGAACGGAGCTGCAGAAGAGCTTTTAGTGAAGAGTGGAGACATGGTGCAGCTGGTGAAGGAGGGGGACGACGGACAGTG GTTTGTGCGCAACCTCAACACATCTAAGGAGAGCTGGATGGCCGCTGCTAATCTCATGACCCTCATGGAGAAGTCCAAGTCTTGTCAGTCTCTCAGCAGCTCTG AAGGCAGTGGGAACCTCAGCacatcctccagctgcagcgaGACCTAA